A region of the Arenibacter antarcticus genome:
TCAAGTATCTGACGATCCTTCAGAAGGGATCTTTGATACCGAAAGTTTTATCACATTTAAGGAGGTGATGCCCAATATTGGAGAGAAGGAAATTAAACCCAACTCGGTTCAGCACAACGTTCCGGCATGGACCCTTTTCGCTATTTTCTTTATCATTGTTCCCTTGTCCATTAATATGGTAAAGGAAAAAACCCAAGGCACTTTTGTACGACTTAGGACCAATCCGGTTTCTTATCTTACCGTATTGGGTGGAAAAACCTTGGTCTACCTAACGGTATGTTTAATTCAATTTGCACTTATGCTCTGTATTGGGGTGTATTTTTTCCCATCAATCGGACTTCCTAGCCTAGAGGTTAGCGGTAAACTCCCACTTTTATTCTTAGTAGCTATTTTTGCTGGTCTGGCCGCAATTGGGCTTGGTCTTCTGTTGGGAACCATAGCTAAGACCCAAGAACAATCGGCTCCCTTTGGCGCCACTTTTGTGGTTATCTTGGCTGCCATGGGCGGAGTTTGGGTACCCGTGTTTATTATGCCGAGCTTTATGCAGCTACTCTCTAATTTATCTCCCATGAATTGGGGCTTAAATGCATTCTATGATGTATTTTTAAGAAATGTGGGTTTGGTAGGAGTATTGCCAGAAATATTGTTGTTATTTATATTTTTTATCACCACCACTACAATTTCTATTCTATATAATGAGCGAAAAAATGTCGTCTGAAATAAAAATGGAAATCAGTTTTACCAGTGAAATCCGGGTCCGCTTTGCGGAAACAGATCCTTTGGGAATAGTATGGCACGGAAATTACATCCAATATTTTGAGGATGGCAGAGAAGCCTTTGGGCGCCATCATGGTATTTCCTATCTGGACCATAAGGCCAATGGGTACACCACCCCTATCGTAAAATCCGTATGTGAGCACAAACTCCCCTTAAGCTATGGGGACATCGCCACTATTAAGACTATTTTTATTGATTCTCCTGCAGCAAAGATGATCTTTAAATACGAAATTTATAATCCAAAAAATAAATTGGTCTGTACAGGTGAAACCATTCAGGTCTTTGTAGAAGATCAGGGTTCCCTATCGTTGACCATGCCCGAGTTTTTTTTGGATTGGAAACGAAAAGTTGGATTGCTGCATGAATAATACCTACCTCTCATATAACAATATTGTTTCTTCCCTTGGTTTTGATAGCCCTACGGTTATAGAAAAGATTCGGAATGGCGAATCCGGATTAAAACTAGTAGCGGATACCTCCATTTTTCCAACTCCTTTCTGTTCTTCCTTAATCAATACCGAGCGTTTGGAGAATAAATTTGCCAATTTGGGAAATATAGAGGAGTACACCCGATTGGAACAAATGTTGATTATTTCTTTGGAGGCTACCCTAAAAGCTTCCAAGATAAAATTAACCGATAGGGTCGGTTTAATCATATCTACCACCAAAGGAAATATAGATACCCTTGATCCCTCCCACCCTATGCCCGAAGAGCGGGCCTATTTAGGGACCTTGGGACATATTGTAAAAAGTTATTTTGGATTTAAAACGGAACCCATTGTCCTATCCAATGCTTGTGTATCTGGCTTATTAGCCATATCTGTGGCCAAGCGATTTATTGCCCAAGGCACTTTTGATCACGTTTTTATTGTTGGAGGCGATGTAGTGACTCCATTTATTCTTTCGGGATTTAACTCGTTTCAGGCATTGAGCCCACAGCCTTGCAAACCCTATTGCAAACAGCGATCGGGAATCAATATTGGGGAAGTGGCGGCTAGTGTACTGGTAACAAAAGAAAAAGAAAATTTAGCTCCCGAGGCCGTTGCAATTTTAGGAGAAGGTACCTGCAACGATGCCAATCATATTTCTGGTCCGTCCAGAACGGGGGAAGGACTATACCGAAGTATTGGTTCCGCATTTAAGGAAGCAGGGGTATCCGCAGTCGATATCGATTATATCTCCGCTCATGGAACGGCTACTATTTTTAACGATGAGATGGAGGCCATTACCCTAAACAGGCTTCAATTGGAAAAAACCCCATTAAATAGCCTCAAAGGATATTTTGGACACACTTTGGGTGCTTCGGGCCTCTTGGAGACCATAGTAGGGATGCATTCCCTTTACAACAACACGCTATACTCTACCCTGGGATTCAGCGAATTAGGAGTATCTCAACCAATCAATGTAATTACAAAATCGACCCCTAAGAAATTGGCCATCTTTTTAAAGACAGCCTCGGGTTTTGGAGGATGTAATACCGCTGCGGTATTTAAAAAAGTAACACCATGAAGCGACAACTACTAAAAATAAAGGCCTATGCCAGCATAGCCAATAATAGGGTGTCTCTTAACGATGGAATAGTATTCAGTGAGGAAAAAAATGACTTATCCGCTTTTTTAAAACAGGCCTACAAAAGCTTGGATACCAATTATTCTAAGTTTTTTAAAATGGACGCATTGAGTAAGTTAGGGTTTCTAGCAGCTGATATTATCCTAAAAAGCACCCAGAAAGAACCAGATTTGGAACGTAATACCGCTTTAGTTTTCTCTAATAGCGCCTCCAGTCTTGATACGGATAGGAAACATCAAAAATCAATACAGGACAAGGATAATTATTTTCCCAGTCCAGCCGTTTTTGTCTACACCCTGCCCAATATATGTCTGGGGGAGATAAGTATTAAACATAAACTGTATTCTGAAAATAGTTTTTTTATCTTTAACCACATTAATACTGGGTATTTATTTGACTATGCAAATAATTTAATACTATCCAACAAAGCAGATGAAGTGCTTTGCGGTTGGGTAAACTGCGATGGGGAAGATTACGAGGCATTTGTATACCTAGTTTCCACTGAAGGCACTATACCACATACTAAGGAAGAAATTTTAAAACTCTACAACATCAAATGAGCGAATTAAAACAAGAACTGAAGGAAAAGATTATAACGCAATTGAACTTAGAAGACATTGCAATTGAGGAAATAGCGGATAACGACCCACTTTTTGGTGATGGCCTAGGATTGGATTCCATAGATGCTTTAGAACTTATCGTGATGCTGGACAAAGATTACGGCATTAAATTGACCGATCCTAAGGAAGGTAAAAAGATATTCGAATCCATTGAGATAATGGCTGCCTATATTTCTGAACATCGTAGCAAATAAACCTACCCCATTAGAATGAACCTTACCATGCCCAATCCATAAAATCAACAGGAATAGGGAAAGGTAACCTAACAAAACTCATATGTCAAAAGGAGTAGCCATTACGGGAATGGGTATCATTTCCGCCATTGGGAACAATGTTGTGGAGAATTACAATTCGCTAATTGAGGGGAGAAAAGGAATTTCGAGGGTTTCCAAAATAGAAACGATTCTCCAGGATAGTATTATGGTGGGTGAAATAGATTACACTAACCAGGAGTTGGAGCAACTTTTGGGATTAGATCCAAGTAACAACTATTCCAGGACTGCTCTTTTGGGTGCTGTTGCGGCTAGGGAGGCTTTCCAAGATGCCAACATTTCCGATGATGACACCTATAAAACTGGATTGGTTTCCGCTACCAGTGTTGGTGGGATGGATATGACCGAAAAATATTATTACGATTATCTGGAAAGCGACGAGCACAGAAAATACATAGAGGGTCATCACGCTGGGGATTCCACACAAAAAATCGCCTCACTATTGGGTATCGATCAAAGTTTGGTCACTACAATAAGTACCGCCTGCTCCTCGGCCGCCAATGCAATAATGTTTGGTGCCCGATTGATAAAAACGGGAAAGTTAGACCGAGTTATAGTTGGTGGAACCGATTGTTTATCCAAATTCACCATTAACGGTTTTAATACCCTGATGATTTTGTCGGACACTTATAGCACTCCTTTTGATGAAGATAGAAAAGGACTAAATTTAGGGGAGGCAGCGGCTTTTTTAGTGTTGGAATCGGAAGAGGTGGTAAAAAAGGAAAACAAAAAAGTATTGGGTTATGTCTTGGGATATGGCAACGCAAATGATGCCTTCCACCAAACGGCCTCCTCGGAAAATGGCGATGGTGCAACTCTTTCCATGCAAAAGGCACTTGAGGTAGCCGGTTTAGACCCCAAGGATATAGATTATATTAATGCTCATGGCACTGCCACCGGCAATAACGACCTATCAGAAGGAAGGGCCATTATAAGGGTCTTTGGCGACAAGGTGCCCGAATTTAGTTCCACAAAAGCCTATACGGGCCATACCTTGGCGGCAGCTGGTGCTATTGAAGCCGTTTTTTCCATTCTTGCTTTACAGAATAACGTAATTTACCCCAATTTAAATTTTAAAACTCCCATGAAAGAGTTTACGCTGATCCCGGAAACAACCTTAAAAGAAAAGGATCTTAATACAGTTCTTTCCAATTCATTAGGATTTGGTGGGAATTGCTCCACCATAATATTTTCAAATCGGCCTTAATTGGATAGTATTATATTTACAAGTATATACTTTCAGGATTTTATCAGATTTCACACCTAAAATCGGTATTTTAACACAGCATGCAAAAAGTCTATATTAACGGTATCGGGTCCATATCTGCCCAAAAAACATTCGACAATAAGGAGTTCTTGGAGGAAATTACCCCCTATCATGACCATGTTATTGCTGCTGTAGAGCCCAATTACAAGGATTATATTCCACCTGCAGCCGCAAGAAGAATGGCCAAGGGAATAAAAATGGGTGTTGTGGCTGCACAAATAGCTATGGACGAGGCAGGTCTAGATAAGGTAGATGCTATTATTACCGGGACAGGAATGGGGTGCGTACGGGATTCAGAGAAATTTGTATCCGCAATTTTAGACAATAAAGAACAGTTCCTTACCCCTACCTCCTTTATACAATCTACCCACAATACGGTAGCCGGACAAATTGCTTTGGGCATCAACTGCAAGGGCTACAATTTCACCTATGTGCATAGCAGCATTTCTTTTGAATCAGCCTTGTTAGATGCCTTAATGCAGCTACAGGCCCAAGAAGCTGAAACTATTTTGATTGGAGGGGTGGACGAATCTGGAAAACACACCAATGCTATCCACCACCTGATAAAGCATATAAAACAGGAAAAAGTGGATTTTTCCAAATTGTTGGAATCCAAGACCGAAGGCTCCGTTTTTGGGGAAGGTGCCAATTTTTTCGCATTGTCCAATAGCAAACAAAGGAATAGCTATGCCCAGGTTTTGGATGTACGAACCTTTAATACGTTACCAAAATCCCAGCTTGTAGAAAAGCTCATGGAATTCCTATTGGATAACAAACTGCAACTAGATGATATAGATATTGTTATTTGTGGCCATAATGGAGATGTTACCTATGACCAATATTACCGGGAATTAACCTCATCGGCTTTTAAAAATACCCA
Encoded here:
- a CDS encoding ABC transporter permease, whose protein sequence is MHKLWASTYKEALLLSRDIGGLAILFIMPLILVVTITLIQDSTFRSINDTKIPILWVDHDQAEVSKNIYQGLDQSNSFTIIKKTSELEAKELVFLGKYQLAIIIPPQLTVELENKVNNNVVGMLSKFGLEGETPKALKEGVEKKEVILYFDPATQMAFKNSIKNGIDKMIFKIETQTIYKAFQSQVSDDPSEGIFDTESFITFKEVMPNIGEKEIKPNSVQHNVPAWTLFAIFFIIVPLSINMVKEKTQGTFVRLRTNPVSYLTVLGGKTLVYLTVCLIQFALMLCIGVYFFPSIGLPSLEVSGKLPLLFLVAIFAGLAAIGLGLLLGTIAKTQEQSAPFGATFVVILAAMGGVWVPVFIMPSFMQLLSNLSPMNWGLNAFYDVFLRNVGLVGVLPEILLLFIFFITTTTISILYNERKNVV
- a CDS encoding thioesterase family protein; this translates as MSSEIKMEISFTSEIRVRFAETDPLGIVWHGNYIQYFEDGREAFGRHHGISYLDHKANGYTTPIVKSVCEHKLPLSYGDIATIKTIFIDSPAAKMIFKYEIYNPKNKLVCTGETIQVFVEDQGSLSLTMPEFFLDWKRKVGLLHE
- a CDS encoding beta-ketoacyl synthase; translated protein: MNNTYLSYNNIVSSLGFDSPTVIEKIRNGESGLKLVADTSIFPTPFCSSLINTERLENKFANLGNIEEYTRLEQMLIISLEATLKASKIKLTDRVGLIISTTKGNIDTLDPSHPMPEERAYLGTLGHIVKSYFGFKTEPIVLSNACVSGLLAISVAKRFIAQGTFDHVFIVGGDVVTPFILSGFNSFQALSPQPCKPYCKQRSGINIGEVAASVLVTKEKENLAPEAVAILGEGTCNDANHISGPSRTGEGLYRSIGSAFKEAGVSAVDIDYISAHGTATIFNDEMEAITLNRLQLEKTPLNSLKGYFGHTLGASGLLETIVGMHSLYNNTLYSTLGFSELGVSQPINVITKSTPKKLAIFLKTASGFGGCNTAAVFKKVTP
- a CDS encoding 3-oxoacyl-ACP synthase — protein: MKRQLLKIKAYASIANNRVSLNDGIVFSEEKNDLSAFLKQAYKSLDTNYSKFFKMDALSKLGFLAADIILKSTQKEPDLERNTALVFSNSASSLDTDRKHQKSIQDKDNYFPSPAVFVYTLPNICLGEISIKHKLYSENSFFIFNHINTGYLFDYANNLILSNKADEVLCGWVNCDGEDYEAFVYLVSTEGTIPHTKEEILKLYNIK
- a CDS encoding phosphopantetheine-binding protein codes for the protein MSELKQELKEKIITQLNLEDIAIEEIADNDPLFGDGLGLDSIDALELIVMLDKDYGIKLTDPKEGKKIFESIEIMAAYISEHRSK
- a CDS encoding beta-ketoacyl synthase: MSKGVAITGMGIISAIGNNVVENYNSLIEGRKGISRVSKIETILQDSIMVGEIDYTNQELEQLLGLDPSNNYSRTALLGAVAAREAFQDANISDDDTYKTGLVSATSVGGMDMTEKYYYDYLESDEHRKYIEGHHAGDSTQKIASLLGIDQSLVTTISTACSSAANAIMFGARLIKTGKLDRVIVGGTDCLSKFTINGFNTLMILSDTYSTPFDEDRKGLNLGEAAAFLVLESEEVVKKENKKVLGYVLGYGNANDAFHQTASSENGDGATLSMQKALEVAGLDPKDIDYINAHGTATGNNDLSEGRAIIRVFGDKVPEFSSTKAYTGHTLAAAGAIEAVFSILALQNNVIYPNLNFKTPMKEFTLIPETTLKEKDLNTVLSNSLGFGGNCSTIIFSNRP
- a CDS encoding beta-ketoacyl synthase N-terminal-like domain-containing protein → MQKVYINGIGSISAQKTFDNKEFLEEITPYHDHVIAAVEPNYKDYIPPAAARRMAKGIKMGVVAAQIAMDEAGLDKVDAIITGTGMGCVRDSEKFVSAILDNKEQFLTPTSFIQSTHNTVAGQIALGINCKGYNFTYVHSSISFESALLDALMQLQAQEAETILIGGVDESGKHTNAIHHLIKHIKQEKVDFSKLLESKTEGSVFGEGANFFALSNSKQRNSYAQVLDVRTFNTLPKSQLVEKLMEFLLDNKLQLDDIDIVICGHNGDVTYDQYYRELTSSAFKNTQQAYYKHLSGEFNTASAFGFWLAAKIIKSQHIPEIITLNRVKDTGFKTVLLYNQYRGENHSFTLLCKC